One region of Pseudoalteromonas galatheae genomic DNA includes:
- the guaA gene encoding glutamine-hydrolyzing GMP synthase: MSKDIHDSRILILDFGSQYTQLIARRVREIGVYCELWAWDVTEEQIREFNPQGIILSGGPESTTLEGSPKAPDYVFEAGVPVLGICYGMQTMAMQLGGQVHSSDKKEFGYAKVEKVGDCKLFEAIEDHIEDGAGYLDVWMSHGDKVAKIPDTFKTSARTDTCPHAAMSWEEKRFYGVQFHPEVTHTQQGLRLLERFAIDICGCEKLWTPEQIIEDAIERIKEKVGDDEVILGLSGGVDSSVVAMLIHRAIGDKLTCVFVDNGLLRLNEGQQVMDMFGDKFGLNIIKVEAEDRFLNALNGLNDPEDKRKAIGHTFIEVFDEQASQRVNAKWLAQGTIYPDVIESAASKTGKAHVIKSHHNVGGLPEDMELGLVEPLRELFKDEVRKIGLELGLPYDMLYRHPFPGPGLGVRVLGEIKKEYCDLLRRADAIFIEELHKADLYHKVSQAFAVFLPVRSVGVMGDARKYDWVISLRCVETIDFMTARWSHLPYELLGHVSNRIINEIDGISRVVYDVSGKPPATIEWE, from the coding sequence ATGAGCAAAGATATCCACGATTCCCGAATTTTGATCTTAGACTTTGGTTCGCAATACACTCAGCTAATTGCACGTCGTGTACGTGAAATTGGTGTTTACTGTGAACTTTGGGCTTGGGATGTGACAGAAGAGCAAATCCGTGAGTTCAATCCTCAAGGTATCATTCTATCAGGTGGCCCAGAGTCAACAACGCTTGAAGGTAGCCCAAAAGCACCAGATTACGTATTCGAAGCCGGTGTGCCTGTACTGGGTATCTGTTACGGTATGCAGACGATGGCAATGCAGCTTGGTGGTCAGGTACATAGCTCAGATAAAAAAGAATTCGGCTACGCAAAAGTAGAGAAAGTGGGTGACTGTAAGCTATTTGAAGCGATTGAAGATCACATCGAAGATGGTGCAGGTTACCTAGACGTGTGGATGAGCCATGGCGATAAGGTTGCTAAAATCCCAGATACATTCAAAACTTCAGCGAGAACGGATACTTGCCCTCATGCGGCAATGTCTTGGGAAGAAAAGCGTTTCTACGGTGTACAGTTCCACCCAGAAGTAACGCACACTCAGCAAGGCTTGCGTTTACTAGAGCGTTTTGCAATTGATATCTGTGGTTGTGAAAAACTATGGACGCCTGAGCAAATCATTGAAGATGCAATTGAGCGTATCAAAGAGAAAGTAGGGGATGACGAGGTTATCCTTGGGTTATCTGGTGGTGTTGATTCATCAGTGGTTGCAATGCTTATTCACCGTGCGATTGGCGACAAGCTAACCTGTGTATTTGTTGATAATGGCCTACTACGCTTGAATGAAGGCCAGCAAGTAATGGATATGTTCGGTGATAAGTTTGGTCTGAACATCATCAAGGTAGAAGCTGAAGATCGTTTCCTTAACGCGCTTAACGGTTTAAATGATCCTGAAGACAAACGTAAAGCAATTGGTCACACCTTTATTGAAGTATTCGATGAGCAAGCCAGCCAGCGCGTAAACGCGAAATGGTTAGCGCAGGGTACAATTTACCCTGATGTTATCGAATCGGCAGCATCTAAAACCGGTAAAGCGCATGTGATCAAATCTCACCACAATGTGGGTGGATTACCTGAAGATATGGAGCTTGGTCTGGTTGAGCCACTGCGTGAACTATTTAAAGATGAAGTTCGCAAGATTGGTCTAGAGCTTGGCCTACCGTATGACATGCTTTATCGTCACCCGTTCCCAGGTCCAGGTCTTGGTGTTCGTGTACTTGGCGAAATCAAGAAAGAATACTGTGACTTACTGCGCCGTGCTGACGCTATCTTCATTGAAGAACTACATAAAGCGGATCTATACCACAAAGTATCTCAAGCATTTGCTGTGTTCCTACCAGTACGCTCTGTTGGCGTGATGGGTGATGCACGCAAATACGACTGGGTGATCTCACTACGTTGTGTTGAAACTATCGACTTTATGACGGCACGTTGGTCACACCTACCATACGAGCTACTAGGCCACGTTTCAAACCGTATCATCAATGAAATTGATGGTATTTCTCGCGTGGTTTACGATGTATCAGGTAAGCCGCCAGCGACAATCGAGTGGGAATAG